In one Gammaproteobacteria bacterium genomic region, the following are encoded:
- the hflK gene encoding FtsH protease activity modulator HflK, with protein MAWNEPGGNKDDDKKKGNDPWGSGGKKPPDLEQSISNFFNKLKSIFGGGSSSSTPNSSSSFPVFFVLLLVAIYVGWTSAYKIGPSERGVVLTFGKYAKTMEPGLNFTWPKPISEVYKVDINQLYSVSESGEMLTEDKNLVFLEFDIQYRIRESNIYDYLFLLENPTATVKHAAESAVRQVVGTNTMSHLLNENREVAINNIVNELQLMLDQYYSGVQVTNFNFKEVHPPAQVKEAFDDVVKAREDAKTYINEANEYARQKIPLAEGSALKIVQEAEAYKLATIAKAEGESEQFDLVRSQYELAPEVTKERLYLDTMEKVLSNTSKVIIDSENSNNMMYLPLDQMMKTNNSNSSEKIYLSPSQVTGSSNQNESSYERSQSTSTRTGRTGR; from the coding sequence ATGGCCTGGAATGAACCCGGCGGAAATAAAGACGATGATAAAAAAAAGGGCAATGACCCTTGGGGCTCAGGAGGGAAAAAACCACCTGATTTAGAACAAAGTATTTCTAATTTTTTTAATAAATTGAAATCAATTTTTGGTGGTGGAAGCTCTTCATCAACACCAAATAGTTCCTCCTCTTTCCCTGTCTTCTTTGTTTTACTACTTGTTGCAATCTATGTTGGCTGGACATCAGCATATAAAATCGGACCTTCAGAACGCGGTGTTGTACTGACATTCGGGAAATATGCTAAAACAATGGAGCCGGGATTAAATTTCACTTGGCCAAAACCAATATCGGAAGTTTACAAGGTAGATATCAACCAATTATATTCAGTCAGCGAGAGTGGAGAAATGCTGACCGAAGATAAAAACCTGGTGTTTTTAGAGTTTGATATTCAATATCGCATTAGAGAAAGCAACATCTATGACTATCTGTTTTTGTTAGAAAATCCCACAGCAACTGTCAAACATGCTGCTGAAAGTGCTGTGAGACAAGTTGTCGGCACAAACACAATGAGCCATCTTTTAAATGAAAATCGTGAAGTGGCAATCAATAATATTGTCAATGAGTTGCAATTAATGCTGGATCAATACTATTCAGGTGTTCAAGTTACAAATTTCAACTTTAAAGAGGTTCATCCGCCGGCACAAGTTAAAGAAGCTTTTGACGATGTGGTAAAAGCTAGAGAAGATGCAAAAACCTATATCAATGAAGCCAACGAGTATGCCAGACAAAAGATTCCCTTGGCAGAAGGTAGTGCGTTAAAAATTGTTCAGGAAGCAGAAGCTTACAAGCTGGCAACTATCGCGAAAGCAGAAGGTGAGTCTGAACAATTCGACTTGGTGCGTTCACAGTATGAGCTTGCACCCGAAGTCACAAAGGAAAGGTTGTATTTAGATACCATGGAAAAAGTTTTGAGCAATACATCAAAAGTAATTATTGATTCTGAAAATAGCAATAACATGATGTATTTGCCGCTCGATCAAATGATGAAAACCAACAATTCAAATTCATCAGAGAAGATTTATTTAAGCCCCTCTCAAGTTACCGGCTCATCCAATCAAAATGAGTCCAGCTATGAAAGAAGCCAATCAACCTCAACTCGCACCGGTAGAACAGGGAGATAA
- the hflX gene encoding ribosome rescue GTPase HflX yields the protein MLDQERKKKGQLAILVCPNSGSGHAEKVTEFSELALSAGAVVLDVLSPSRKIPEPKFFIGTGNAEKVAQEVSEKGADLVLVDVALSPIQERNLESLCKCRVLDRTTLILDIFAQRARSYEGMLQVELAQLRHLSTRLVRGWTHLERQKGGIGMRGPGETQLETDRRLLAVRVKKLKSKLDKVIKQRNQGRSGRKQSGTKMIAFVGYTNAGKSTLFNRMTESKVYAADQLFATLDPTVRKLPGIQGTEVVASDTVGFVRDLPHDLVAAFQATLQEAVEADLLIHVIDCNNPEMDEHILEVKSVLEQIGVDEIPVVEVFNKIDLNHLDPKVIKDENGLVEQCWLSAQTGSGVEMLLKAIEERFNRTHLVKDILLPGQFGKLRALFYQLGAVRNEVFNEDNSWSLKVELSPEKWQQLAARDDECGKFLHTVL from the coding sequence GCAAAAAAAAGGGTCAACTCGCAATTCTCGTTTGTCCAAATTCGGGAAGTGGGCATGCTGAAAAAGTGACAGAATTTTCTGAACTGGCCTTGTCAGCAGGTGCAGTTGTTCTCGATGTTTTAAGCCCATCAAGAAAAATCCCTGAACCGAAGTTTTTCATTGGTACTGGAAATGCTGAGAAAGTCGCTCAAGAAGTTTCAGAAAAGGGTGCAGATTTGGTTTTGGTTGATGTTGCACTCAGCCCTATTCAGGAAAGAAATCTGGAATCTCTTTGTAAATGCAGAGTGCTTGACAGAACCACACTCATTCTTGATATTTTTGCACAAAGAGCGCGTTCGTATGAAGGCATGTTACAGGTCGAATTGGCACAACTTCGTCACCTTTCCACACGCTTGGTTCGGGGTTGGACTCACCTTGAAAGGCAAAAGGGTGGAATCGGTATGCGTGGTCCGGGTGAAACTCAATTGGAAACCGACCGCAGGCTTTTAGCTGTTAGGGTGAAAAAGTTAAAAAGCAAACTCGATAAAGTTATCAAACAGAGAAATCAAGGACGAAGTGGCCGTAAACAAAGCGGAACCAAAATGATTGCTTTTGTCGGTTACACCAACGCCGGAAAATCAACCTTGTTCAACCGTATGACGGAGTCCAAAGTCTATGCGGCTGACCAACTCTTTGCAACACTAGACCCGACAGTTAGAAAACTTCCGGGTATTCAGGGAACGGAAGTAGTCGCAAGCGATACCGTTGGTTTTGTGCGTGATTTACCACATGATTTGGTTGCAGCATTTCAGGCGACCTTGCAAGAAGCTGTAGAAGCAGACTTGCTCATACATGTTATCGATTGCAATAATCCTGAGATGGACGAACATATTTTAGAAGTCAAATCGGTTCTAGAACAAATAGGTGTAGATGAAATTCCGGTCGTTGAAGTTTTTAACAAAATAGACCTCAATCATCTCGATCCAAAAGTGATAAAGGATGAAAATGGTCTGGTGGAACAATGCTGGCTATCCGCTCAAACAGGAAGTGGTGTAGAAATGTTGTTAAAAGCTATTGAAGAACGCTTTAATCGTACCCATTTAGTGAAAGATATTTTGTTGCCTGGTCAATTTGGGAAGCTGCGTGCTTTGTTTTATCAATTGGGAGCTGTTCGGAATGAAGTTTTTAATGAAGACAATAGTTGGTCATTAAAAGTCGAACTTTCTCCCGAAAAATGGCAACAATTGGCAGCAAGAGATGATGAATGTGGTAAATTTCTTCATACAGTTTTATAA